The window GTGCCCCCCTGCATCGGCCCCCGGAATCTCCGCGACTGCCGATTGGAGCGCTTTTCCCATGTGAACTCGATCGTCACGCGACCGTCCAGAAAGATGGATCGTGTCCTCTCTCTGGCCGTAGACGACAACCGCCGTCACGCCTTCCAGTTGCATGAGTTCGTCGGCCGCCTGCGGGATGGCATCGACGTTCGTGAGTTCGCCGACGTTGCAAACCGCGAACGACCCGCGGACCTCGCGTTCCGTGATGGCGCGAGATTTGATTTCGAGTACCTCGGCGCTCACTTGTGGGTTCGCGATCCTGTCGAGGCGGTGCTCATCGACACCCTGATACAGATACGCACTCGAGGCGAACTCGGCTTCGGAACAGCCGTTCGTGAGGTGTTTCGTATCGGATTGGATTCCATACAGTAGCCCCGTCGCGATGTTCGTCGGGAGGACGAACTCGTCTTCTGGTGGGATTTCGTCCGGACCGACGGGAGTCGCACCGAGTTCGCCGAAATATTCCGCCACGATAGTCGAACAGGCACCGTAATTCGTCCGTTTATCCGTGAACACTTCGCCCGTCCCGTTTCCGGGATGGTGGTCGATAACGGCGTATGGTTCGATACGTTCCGCCCCATCGAAGCCGCGTGGTGTATTGTGATCGACGAGGACGATCGTAGAAGCAGTGAGGTCGGTTACGTGTTTCACCCGTTCCGTTTCGATGTCGAGAATGGTTCGAAATGCACGGTTTTCCTGATGTCGTATTTGGCCGGAATACTGTAATGTGGTTTCGGTTCCGACCGTTTCGGCGAGGTATGCGACAGCGATGGCACATGCCATCGCGTCGGGGTCCGGATTTGGGTGCATCAAGACGACGATTTCGTCACGTTTGGCTAGCGCTCGCTTGAGTCTGGCACCCATCGGCCGCCGAATCCAACGGACGACCAGCCAGAGCGAGACTGCGAGCACGACTGCTCCCAGTGCCGCACCGATGATGAGCATCGGATTTTCGGAGCTGTAGACTTGCGCCGTCCGAAACAGCCCCTGAACCGACTGGTCGGCCGGAAACTCCATACTCCGAGTTGTCGATATGCGGTGCCAAGAACTTTTCCCAACGGTAACAGATGTCAGACGTTTCAGCCCTCTCGATACGCCGAAATCGCATCCGCATACCCATCACGATACGTTGGATACCGGAATCGATAGCCCAACTGTCGGAGTTTTTCGTTCGAGCACCGTTTGCTCGAACGCGCACGCTCGCTCGTTGCTGCTCCTTTTGTCGGCTTATCGACACCACATCGGTCCGCGAGCCACTCCGCGAGTGTTGGTTTCCAAATCGGTTCGTCGTCGGATACGAGCACGATTTCGTCCCGTGCGTTATCGGAATTCAATAGAAACCGAATCGTTCCCGCGGCATCTTCTCTGTGAATCAGATTTAGGTATCGCTCCGATACCGGCCCGTCCAGATACCGCTCCAACCGGTACCGGTTCGGGCCATACAGCCCGGCGAATCGAGCGATCGTCCAGTCTACTGCGCTCTCCTCGCGGACGATTCGTTCGGCTTCGACGAGAATTTCCTGTCGTTCGGATTTCGGTTCCAGTGGCGTCGATTCGTCAACCCATGCCCCGTCTCGGTCGCCGTACACCCCAGTGCTCGATGTGTAGATGATTCGCTCCGGGGATGCGTCTCGACCCGCAAAATGCGTGAGTGCTGTTCGAAGTCCATCCACGTAGGCGTTCCGTGCGTTGTCGGAACTGCGGCCGCCTGCACTGACAGCGTAGACGAGGGCGTCAGCGTCGGGGACCGCCGACAGGGACGTTTCGTCGGTCACGTCCGCCCGAACTCCGTTGAATCCCTCGTTTTCGATCGCCCGTATTCCGTCCGCGGACCGTCGGACGCCGAACACGTCGTGTCCCGATGCCGTCAGCTGACGACCGAGTTCGAGACCGACGTACCCACAGCCGAGAATTACGACGTTCATGGATTGCCTTCGGCCGGGTGATGGATAACTTCGCCGTCTATCGGTCGTTTCGGCTGGCGATGAAATGGTGAATGAGGGCGTACTCTTCGAGCGTCATCGGCGCTCGCCCTTCGATTTTCTGCTGGATTGCGCGGGCACCGAGGTCGCTGTCGAGGCTGGACGCCAGTGTGTCCACGTCGAGTAGTCCAGTCGTCATTCCCATCAACAGGTGGTCGCGTACTTCGAGCAGGATGGTGTCCTTCGGTGGAGCGTCTCCGGTGGCAAGGATTGCAGCGGCGTCTTCCAGCGTGAGTTCCGGTTTCCCGCCATCCGCAACGGACTCGACCGCGAGACGGTCGAGGTCCGTCGCCGCGACCACGTCGTCAACGCCGACCGATTCGATGGTTTCCGCGAGTTCGCTGACATACTGGGTGTGTACCTCCTCCGGGGTCAACTCACCGGGATTGTCTATCTCGTCGTAGAGCATGATCGTCACGAAGGGTGCGCAAGTCAAATGGGTTGTTACTCCGGTTCGACCATCCGGGCGACCGTTCGTCCGCATCTCCGTTTACGTCGCCGACGCCCGCTTTCCCCGGTGGCACTGCGATGACGACCGTCGTCCACGTGTCGAACGAGATGGGTGTCGTCCGGCCCAACAGTTCCGTCGCTCCGTCGTCATCGACATCCATTCGAACGGGTCGTGTCCGCCGGACGTACGCCACCGATGCACCCGGTGAGACAGGCGATCCTTGTCGCGCTCGAACCGTAAACTGGGCATACGTGCCCGACACGTCTACCTGCCACACGTTGACCGTCGCGTACCAGTAGCCGGGAACTGGTGCGACCGGGAGTCCAGCCGCGAGGGAGGACATCGTCTCGCTGACCCACTTCCGTTGGGCGACCTCGACACCCTTCTCTATCGCTTGCTTCGTCAGTCGCTTCGTTTCGTATTCGACGATTCGACGGACCGTCTTCGTCGCGGGGTCGACTATGGACCCTTTCACGCCACCCGTCTCCGAGCGCGCCCTTTCGAGACCACTTTGGACTTGGAGGGCAAGTTCGTCGCGTTGCATCCGTGTCCACTGTTCCGATGGACCGTTCCGCAGTTCCTCGATTTCCAACGCGATCGGTCGTGCCGCGGAGCCATTCGAGAGTGCGAGCGCACGGCCTGCGGTCGTATCCCACCGTGCGAGACCGCGACGAACGGCAATTCGTCGCTCCTGCCGCGTTGTGCCCGTCGGTTCGAGCGAGTCGATGAGGGTTCGCTCTACGTCTTCGATCGATTTTCGTACCGAAATCTGGACCTCGTCTCGCTGTCGGCGTAACGTTTCGTTTTCGATTGCAGAAAGCGTCGTATTTGCGGCACGGAGCGTGAGCGCACCGTTTCTGAGGCTCACTCGTTTTTCCTTCCTCGCGTCCGGAAGTAGTGAAACGATTCCGTCCGCCACGTCCGACGAGGGTACCGCGAACACGTTGATATTCCGCGCGGACATCGGATGCACTCGCTCACCTCGTGGAACTGTCGAAACGTGGTCGTGTCCGACTGCGGAGAGCGTGAGATACGCGGGGTCACCATCGACGCTGAGATTCGTCGGCGCACCAGGTCCGGCCGTCGGAAGGGGATTTCGAGTCGGTCGTTCGACTCGTTTCCGTGCTTCCAGAACTTTCCGTACTCGGTCGAGTGGCACACCGGTCACGTCACGGATTGCCGAACTGTACCCCTGCTGTGTCCGTCGAGTCAGTTCTGCCCGGACGTCGAGGCGATCGAGAACACGCTTTACGTACGCTGTCCGAACCGCATATCGCGCTCGCTCCGCTGCGCTGTCGTAAGTCGAAGGTGCGTTCACCAACTCGCCGCGGTGTGCTCGAACCGTCCGCGCAAGTGCCGCCGCGGGATTCGTCTTGCCGCTCCCGACAGCACCGCGAGAAACCGTCACGGAGAGGTTTCGGATCTCGTTACAGAGTCCGCGAACATCGCTATATACCCACGACCGAAGGCCCTTCGGAACTCGACCCTGTTCCGTTTTCGGACGCGTATCGAGTGTTCTATCGACAGCGCGGCGCGCGAGTCGCTCGGGACCACCGCCGTCCGAAATGAGTCGAGAGACGGCTTTTCGCTCGATATCAGCGAGATTCGCCCCGGAAAATCGACCTCCCGGTCGGTGTGCAGTAGGCAATGGTCGAGTCGGTGCCGTTTCGGTCGTCGTATGGTCGCCCGCAACACCGAGCGAAACGATGAATTCGTCCGTCCATTGACCGGTCGTTCGTTTCGTCCGGTTGTCCCGTTTCCATTGACGAATCGCGACGTGCGTTCGTTGGACGCGCCGAGCGTCGCTCCAGAGGAGGTGCCACCCTTCGATCGTTTCGGGTTCGTTACCCTCCGCCTTCTCGACTACGACCCGCGTTTCCGTCCGCTGCTCGACGAGCGTCCAATTTTTCCCCGGTGATCGTGATCTTGGGCGGGATTCGTCGCGAACGTTCCGGACACTCGCCACGGGCCGAACGGTCACTCGGTAGCCGGAGTCGACGGCGGCGTCGAACGCACTCTGTTCGTCGTTCTCGATAATGTCGAGCAGTGCCTTCTCTGCCGACTCGTTTACGCCGACGATCATTCCATCGTTGGGTGTCCGAGTCATGTTCGATGGATCGGAGATGGTGGTCGGTTCGTCGCGCAATCCTCCGGTGGTTTCGAGTACAGTGTCGGCCCACAGCGTCCCGTGTTTCGTCGTCGGTATCAGGACGTCGGCCACGCCAACCTGGGCCGTCGCTCGTCGAAGACCATGCCGTCCGGCAGGGTCACTTCGACCGAATGCGTTCCGTTGCTCTTCGAGCAGTGCCCCGTTTGTCATCAGTTCGACGTGCCGGTTTGCGAGAACATTCTCGATAGGCGCACCGCCGTACTGAGCGTATCCTCGTGCCCACGTCGTAGCGTAGAGTCGAGCGGTGAGCCGCCGTCCCAGGCCGGGTTTGAACGGGTCGCGATCGAGCCGTCGCTCGAACTCCTGTACTCGTTCGTGAAGTGCGAGCACCGGTGTCTCCACGACTAGCGTCATATTTCGAGATGCTCGTGCGACGACCGACTCGCCCCGATATGCCTGTATTGAAACGTTTTCGATGCGAACGCGGAGTCCTGATTCGGTTGCCGTTCCGACGGGGGCGATGTGAACGCGACGTACTGCTTGCCGAAGCGCGCTCGCGTTCGGTGTCGGTGCGAGCGAGGCACTCGCCCGCACGTCACCGACGTGTGCGGATGTGGCGCGGAGTTCGTTTCGCGCGGAAAGATAGATTCGAAGCCGCAAGTACGCGCGAAACGGTTC of the Haladaptatus caseinilyticus genome contains:
- a CDS encoding DHH family phosphoesterase, whose protein sequence is MEFPADQSVQGLFRTAQVYSSENPMLIIGAALGAVVLAVSLWLVVRWIRRPMGARLKRALAKRDEIVVLMHPNPDPDAMACAIAVAYLAETVGTETTLQYSGQIRHQENRAFRTILDIETERVKHVTDLTASTIVLVDHNTPRGFDGAERIEPYAVIDHHPGNGTGEVFTDKRTNYGACSTIVAEYFGELGATPVGPDEIPPEDEFVLPTNIATGLLYGIQSDTKHLTNGCSEAEFASSAYLYQGVDEHRLDRIANPQVSAEVLEIKSRAITEREVRGSFAVCNVGELTNVDAIPQAADELMQLEGVTAVVVYGQREDTIHLSGRSRDDRVHMGKALQSAVAEIPGADAGGHARMGGGQVPIESAVVAGGMEVGLWTNREFTDGIFDALNGNV
- a CDS encoding SDR family oxidoreductase; amino-acid sequence: MNVVILGCGYVGLELGRQLTASGHDVFGVRRSADGIRAIENEGFNGVRADVTDETSLSAVPDADALVYAVSAGGRSSDNARNAYVDGLRTALTHFAGRDASPERIIYTSSTGVYGDRDGAWVDESTPLEPKSERQEILVEAERIVREESAVDWTIARFAGLYGPNRYRLERYLDGPVSERYLNLIHREDAAGTIRFLLNSDNARDEIVLVSDDEPIWKPTLAEWLADRCGVDKPTKGAATSERARSSKRCSNEKLRQLGYRFRYPTYRDGYADAISAYREG
- a CDS encoding DUF5791 family protein, coding for MLYDEIDNPGELTPEEVHTQYVSELAETIESVGVDDVVAATDLDRLAVESVADGGKPELTLEDAAAILATGDAPPKDTILLEVRDHLLMGMTTGLLDVDTLASSLDSDLGARAIQQKIEGRAPMTLEEYALIHHFIASRNDR
- a CDS encoding DUF7286 family protein, producing MRLADDTRGRVPFALVGVLLLVGSATFAGTLGSRESPTVDRSVERAMDRLTASTQTTLRSAVQRASRDAAAQPVIRPANTTEGNVVNGSEPFRAYLRLRIYLSARNELRATSAHVGDVRASASLAPTPNASALRQAVRRVHIAPVGTATESGLRVRIENVSIQAYRGESVVARASRNMTLVVETPVLALHERVQEFERRLDRDPFKPGLGRRLTARLYATTWARGYAQYGGAPIENVLANRHVELMTNGALLEEQRNAFGRSDPAGRHGLRRATAQVGVADVLIPTTKHGTLWADTVLETTGGLRDEPTTISDPSNMTRTPNDGMIVGVNESAEKALLDIIENDEQSAFDAAVDSGYRVTVRPVASVRNVRDESRPRSRSPGKNWTLVEQRTETRVVVEKAEGNEPETIEGWHLLWSDARRVQRTHVAIRQWKRDNRTKRTTGQWTDEFIVSLGVAGDHTTTETAPTRPLPTAHRPGGRFSGANLADIERKAVSRLISDGGGPERLARRAVDRTLDTRPKTEQGRVPKGLRSWVYSDVRGLCNEIRNLSVTVSRGAVGSGKTNPAAALARTVRAHRGELVNAPSTYDSAAERARYAVRTAYVKRVLDRLDVRAELTRRTQQGYSSAIRDVTGVPLDRVRKVLEARKRVERPTRNPLPTAGPGAPTNLSVDGDPAYLTLSAVGHDHVSTVPRGERVHPMSARNINVFAVPSSDVADGIVSLLPDARKEKRVSLRNGALTLRAANTTLSAIENETLRRQRDEVQISVRKSIEDVERTLIDSLEPTGTTRQERRIAVRRGLARWDTTAGRALALSNGSAARPIALEIEELRNGPSEQWTRMQRDELALQVQSGLERARSETGGVKGSIVDPATKTVRRIVEYETKRLTKQAIEKGVEVAQRKWVSETMSSLAAGLPVAPVPGYWYATVNVWQVDVSGTYAQFTVRARQGSPVSPGASVAYVRRTRPVRMDVDDDGATELLGRTTPISFDTWTTVVIAVPPGKAGVGDVNGDADERSPGWSNRSNNPFDLRTLRDDHALRRDRQSR